The Rudaeicoccus suwonensis sequence ATCCCTCGCTCGTCGGTGGTCCGGCGCTGGTTCACGTCGATGCCTATCGCCTGGGCGGTGCCGCCGAACTCGACGACATCGACCTCGATGAGGATCTCGAGGAGGTCGTCACCGTGGTCGAGTGGGGTGCCGGGCTGGCCGAGCAACTCGCCGATGACCACCTTGAGCTGGTGCTCGCCGGTGACGGCGACCGACGCACAATCACGTTGCGGCCCAGCGGAGCCCGCTTCGACGTACTTGTCGACCGACTGACGAACGACGTCTGATTCGCGCACCAGGCAAGGCCGCCGGCAC is a genomic window containing:
- the tsaE gene encoding tRNA (adenosine(37)-N6)-threonylcarbamoyltransferase complex ATPase subunit type 1 TsaE, which encodes MTEPVRLESVHFDSVEQTQAWGARLGESLRAGDLVVLTGGLGAGKTTLTQGIAEGMRVRGPITSPTFVIARVHPSLVGGPALVHVDAYRLGGAAELDDIDLDEDLEEVVTVVEWGAGLAEQLADDHLELVLAGDGDRRTITLRPSGARFDVLVDRLTNDV